GAAGCTAGTCTATGGAAAGAATATTGTAGAATTGTGTCAGGCAGTTCTGTAGTAAAAAGTGTTTTCcagaattttgtaatttttgtatcttttattagtatttaattttatgtgatttagcattttaacaaatatttatttttatatttttatgtggtACTGTTTTACATAAAGAGGGTTCTCAACATTGTAGACATTTTTTCCAGGCTCTTTAAAACCTGGATCctaggtaccatttcacaccagtcagaatggctgtgatccaaaagtctacaaatagtaaatgctggagagggtgtggagaaaagggaaccctcttacactgttggtgggaatgcaaactagtacagccactatggagaacagtgtggagattccttaaaaaattggaaatagaactgccttatgatccagcaatcccactgctgggcatacacactgaggaaaccagaagggaaagagacacgtgtaccccagtgttcatcgcagcactgtttataatagccaggacatggaagcaacctagatgtccatcagcagatgaatggataagaaagctgtggtacatatacacaatggagtattactcagccattaaaaagaatacatttgaatcagttctaatgaggtggatttaaactggagcctactatacagagtgaagtaagccagaaggaaaaacaccaatacagtatactaacgcatatatatggaatttagaaagatggtaacaataaccctgtgtacgagacagcaaaagagacactgatgtatagaacagtcttatggactctgtgggagagggagagggtgggaagatttgggagaatggcattgaaacatgtaaaatatcatgtatgaaacgagttgccagtccaggttcgatgcacgatactggatgcttggggctagtgcactgggacgacccagagggatggtatggggagggaggagggaggagggttcaggatggggaacacatgtatacctgtggtggattcattttgatatttggcaaaactaatacaattatgtaaagtttaaaaataaaataaaattaaaaaacaaacaaacaaaaaaaaagaaaaaaaaaacctggatccTTCTTAGATACACCTATGTTAGAATAAAGCTTTCATAGGTTTAATGCAAGATTAAACTAACTGtagactttgtttttaaataacttgataaatcatgttgttgttcagccactaagtcttttttgactcttttcgaccccattgaattcagcatgccaggcttctctgtcttccaaaatcttctgaagtttgctaaaattcatgtccattgagttggtgatgctataaaaccatctcatcctctggaccccccttctccttttgccttcaattttgccCAGCATTAGGTTTTTTTCTAGTgaaccacctttttttttaatttatttttttaatataaatgtatttattttaattggaggctaattactttacaatattgtattggttttgccatacatcaacatgaatccaccatgggtgtacacgtgttccctcTTTGAATCAGGCAGACAGAggatggagcttcagcttcagcatcagctttcctttaggattgactggtttgatctccttgcagtccaaagaactctcaagaatcttctccagcaagacaatttgaaagcatcaattctttggcactcagccttccttatggtccaattttcacacCCAAATATatctactagaaaaaccattgctttgcctatgtgcacctttgtcagcaaagtgatgtctctgctttttaatatgctatctaggtttgtcatagctttccttccaaggagcaagcatgttttactTTCATGGGTATTGTGTCCAGCAGGGCAGGCTAGCATCTTGTCAGACTGGGTCGGCAGGTGGGAGAGGAACTCATTTAAACAGAGCATCACAACTGAACTTTGACATTAAtgcaatcttttttctttccattgtgCCATActattgtttgtttaatttttatttcttccaaataTTACCAGTTTTTTCTTTATGAAGGGGGGACAAGTGATGACAGCAGAATCTAGTCTACGATTTTTTAGACAAGGATCTGTGGtttaatgtgtttatattttgTGAAAGggatagtgaaagtcgctcagttatgtccgactctgcgacctcatggactatacagtccatggaattctccaggccagaacactggagtgggtagcctttcccttctctaggggatattttAGTGAGTGAAGCTAATTCTAATTCCTTGCCCTTATTTAGCTATAAGTCACATGAAATGCTTGAATTTTAAATGCTGAATCACCCTAGGGGCCATAAAGCTTTGTTCATAAACAAGAACGGTGCAATAACActgtatattttcaaaaatgcctCTGCTGTAATTAACCAATTAGTGGTTGGAACTCTGTTATACTTTcgcattttccaaatatttcaccTTGCCCTTGGAATTTACCTGTGAGCTCTACAAACCTCCAGAAATTTAGGTCTTAGCTGCTGGTAACAGGAAGGAAAGTTACCTCTGAGATCTAAAGTAAAATCTTGGAGGCTAGTGTGTAATACATTCTGTTCTGTACCTTGTAAGAATGATTCCTGATAGCTCTGTGCCTTTCTATTTCTGTCATGTGTGCTCTTTTGCTGTATCTTCTGTAAATTTTCTATTAAGTGCCATTCAGAAGAATCTCAAGGCAGGTATCTGAGAATAATTTTTCAAGACTTCCATTACCCAAGATAAGTTTGATCAATCTTGTTCCTCCTTTAATTTGTATTTGAGAACTAAGTTTCCATTTAGAGAGAAGATTTTCTTTCCCAATCCTGGGGTGCATGATCACCCTTAAAGTGATGTAACTTAGATTTAATATTGTCATCTGGCTCTTTACAAGATCACCATATTTGTTACACAATCTGGTTTTATTAGATCTAATGAAAAAATTATGCACATTTTAAGGTAAAAGTTCCCATTCATTATTCTGTTTTTACCCTGttattattttcaacatttattttaaaaagtgtattcgATCAACATGATATTTGACAATTAATTTCTAGGATAAATCCacaagcttcatttttttttttttacacttacaAGATTATTATTCAGGCAGTGGTTTAGAAATGTGATGTTAAATATAGTTCAGGTGGGTACTataattaaaactgaaattttattcagttttgtAAACATGGTAGCTATAAATAGAGGGAAaaagggtctttccaatgaactcTTTGGTATTTGTCTTGGATAAAGCCAAAAGAAATTCTTTAATcagataaacacaaaaaatatctCAGTCGAGGTGGTTTTACTATGTATTGGCTTCCCacgtagcacagtggtaaagaattcgccttctggtgcaggagatgcaagagatcaaggttgaatccctgggttgggaagatccactggaagagaAAATAGCAACTCAtcctagtattcctgcctggaaaatattatggacagaggaacctggcagaccacagttcacggggtcgcagagttggacgcaactgagcgtgcacacgcgcgcacacacgcacgcacacacacacacagtatgtatatgttatttcattcattttttttttcaacacatatttattgaattccaACTGTGTGCTGTGGAAATTCAGAGAGCGAGAGGACTGGATAACAGTTAACAACGTCAGAAAATTTCGTAGTACTGTAAAGCCTGCTTCCAGAGGCTTGTACTTAGGGACTTTATAAGACCCAGGGCTTTGAAGACTCTGCAAAGGGTATTTTAATGAAGGGACACAATTTACTTGAAGGACGCCAGCCCCTGTTGTTCTATCACATGAGAGCGTTCTGAAGCAATTATAAAGACATCTTAAGCAAGCAACACAAAATAATTAGCAAATTGGTGTCAAGAATGAAAATGACGCCTTGTGTTTTTCACCGCATCCCCTAGCCAGGGTATATAAAGAAGGAGGGAGCATAGGGAATCCATCATACAGAGGAAATTCATTCCCTGCTCACCAAGCCGCCCAACCCAGACACCATGAGCTACTGTTTCTCCAGCACCGTCTTCCCAGGTTGCTACTGGGGCAGCTATGGCTACCCCCTGGGCTACAGTGTGGGCTGTGGTTACGGTAGTACCTACTCCCCAGTGGGCTATGGCTTCGGCTATGGCTACAACGGCTCTGGGGCCTTCGGTTACCGAAGATTCTGGCCATTTGCTCTCTACTGATTTGCCGAAATACCGGAGGCATGGAATCTTCTCCCCCAAACCCAAGAGGCGCACTTCCAGCTCCTCAGGGACTCATCAGCCTCCCAGGTGGCTGCTTTTCACATCAGCACCAGAGTCTCGAGGGAAGAAGATGAAAAACCACTTGCCTCCAGCTGCCTTCCCTGCATGATGTTTGTTGGGACATTTTGGGAAACTTGACACCCAAACACGttttacttttgaatttttcACCATGTTCATGACTCTTGTCATTATCAAGTTGTAGATGTGTCTGTCAAATTCTCAATAAACTTGTCTCACCGCTATTATATTCTCACCTGAGTGGAGTTTCCTTTCTTGGTGTGCGCGTATTTCTTGAAACAGGCAGTGAGGCAGAGAGTGGATTTAGTTTTCTCATGTGGGTTTTAGAAGCAGTGAGAAAGCAAATAATCCCTGCTCTTATGTGAGAAGCAGGCAACAGGGTCtgcttatgatttttaaaaaaatcctattttaacctttctttaagtctgtgacATCCTCCTCCAATTCTGGCCGCAATGTTATACCATCCATTGCTTGGTGTCCCTCCGCATCTCGCCACTCCTGTTCCTCACAAGGGAACCCAACATTGAGGGACTCTGTCAATCATTTCTGTATCAATACAAATCAAACCCACTATTTTCCCTCTCGGGGACCAAGGATTGTAGAATAAAATGCCATGTCCCTTATTTAAGGATTCTGGAGAATCTAGAATACCTATAGATATATTTTAGGGATCTGAGAGTCTTTTAAGGGAAGGGTAGATCCCCCATCTCAAACCACCTAGGATTTCTACTCTACAACTTATAAGGATCAGTTTAGAAACAACGATAGAAAGCTTCTTAATCTTCTtaattcttacctgaagaatcaaCATCAGGTAGTGAGTTTTACTCTTAAAAGAGCACTTCTTATAGACCTGCAGATACATCAGCCTTTTTCTGTATTCCTTTAGAGAAGAGAGTAATATTCTTTTTATAAGCCAAATCAAAAATTCCTCAATCCTcttgtagaaaatattttatgtagaaTACACATATTCTTGGGGACAGCAGGATTTGGCTTAAACTCTGCTCCTCTATTGAGTGTCTGCAAGTTGTATCTTGCATATTTTCCACATTAGCTATAAATATAATGGCTATTTGGAGAGATCATTTTAGGAAAGAGTATTTTCTGCACCATAtttcatccaacaaatatctttttaaaagaattcaaaaGACATCATGTTCAAGAATTGACTTAGTAGATTCTTTTCCAGTGGGCTATTATAACCTAGAAAATCTCTAGTTTGAAACTTTCTAGCAGCCGTAGGTTGATTCATGCTGAGAACTGTAACTTAATCAAACATGTAGGTTAGAAtagaataataaaaggaaaaaaaggggttTTCAGAAATTGGAGGGTCAAATTGAGGTTAGAAGGTGTCTATTTGACGGTTCTAGAATAAGGACTGACTTATAAAAATTTTGTGCTTGAGAAAACTACACAGAACATCTAATTCAGTGTTTTTAAGGCTGCAGGATGCAGGAGCATCACCTGGcagctggcttaaaatgcaaattcttacGCTTTAGGCCCCGGAATTCTGACGACATTTCTGAGATGTGatccaaaaatataattttttttccctagcttgactgaggtataattgacaaataaaatttttttatctttaaagtgTAATAAGTAAGTATAAAGGATGtttgatatgtgtatacattgtgaaatgactaCCATAATCAAGTGAATTAACGTATCATTCACCTCAGatatggggattcccaggtggcgcactggtaaagaatctacctgccaatgcaagagacacaagagacatgggtttgattcctgggttggaaagagcccctggaggaggaaagggcaacccatgccagtaccTTTGCCTGGGAAGttaatggacagaggaatctggtgggctacagtccatggggtcacagagttggacatgactgagtgaccgaacacaCACATCACCTCAAATTAcctattttttttcagatgtatGATGTTCGCATCATTAATCTTCAGGGAAATAAAGCCACAAAGAGTTATCACTTCATACCTGTTGGAATGGGTATCATCAAtaagatgagagaaaataatttttttccaggaTGTGGAGAACAGGGACCCTGTTAAACACTGTTGATCGGAATGTAAATGGAttcagccactatgaaaaacaatgtggtttcttaaaaaattaaaaatagatttatcaAATGATTCAGCAATCTCTCTTCTGGGGGTATCCTCAAAGGAAAGGAAGTATTATCTTGGAGAGGTACCTGCACTCCTGTGTTCATTGTTCAATATTATTCATAGTGGCTAACGTATGGACACAGCTTATGAGTCtattgagagatgaatggataaagaaagtgtcgtgtagatacaatggaatattttatttgttacatTGTATTGCATCCAATCTTAATGTAAGAACTTTTGTCATTggaaacaacatggataaaccagAAATCTAAAGTTTTTAGAAGTGCCCTAGGATTCTGTTCTATCTCCCCAggacaaattctgggagatagtgagggacagggaggcctggtgtgctgcagtctctggggttgcaaaaagccagaTACCAgttagttactgaacaacaacagcaacaggatTCTATATCAGATGGTCTGACCCACATGCTTTAAGAAGCACTGTTTCAggacattacacacacacacacacacttatttatctattcattcatttatgctcAGATAACTTAATCTTGATAGAAGAATATTATCTACAACTCAACTCAACAAGATTAAGGCCAGAAGAAGGAATCCTTTACAGCCCCAGAGACATACAAGAGGTACATTGAAGTATGACTACTGTGCTTGGCACTTTT
The sequence above is a segment of the Bos mutus isolate GX-2022 chromosome 1, NWIPB_WYAK_1.1, whole genome shotgun sequence genome. Coding sequences within it:
- the KRTAP8-1 gene encoding keratin-associated protein 8-1 — translated: MSYCFSSTVFPGCYWGSYGYPLGYSVGCGYGSTYSPVGYGFGYGYNGSGAFGYRRFWPFALY